In Epinephelus moara isolate mb chromosome 9, YSFRI_EMoa_1.0, whole genome shotgun sequence, a genomic segment contains:
- the dhx29 gene encoding ATP-dependent RNA helicase DHX29: MGGKKKKSAAQGSAPVAPAAAAAAGRTGTAVAGNGVAEESKKQTASNKPVKPAKENKSKAPKTYSLANTAQVDTGGVADKSILKVAIQADLEKKIIKLINDFREENGDKGPISGRLTNKKLLDLYTALQKFNFKREHIEEAMKSSVLYGGDLHSALDWLCLNLKDDELPEGFAQQMQEENQKSRPKFQPPAQQKPAVPSPKAPNNTRKETTKATEKDEAATMKDWILRYAEQSSDEEEEEEEEEGGKKIHNPELDEKFDPNDRYLILTAQLYDAKEMAAAAKTKGDKAGQRMAQDRIRIIQQEMKQLESHPVFNPAIKVVDAPQKEKKIVPVREDKEDLGFKLFEQAEKPPPAEKVPVVKKNEPKDIRDFDYTARSWTGKSPKQFLIDWVRKNLPKSPPPSFQKVAAGRYWRSKVRVQRTDDVLEVCPTILTEDSMQAQHLAATLALYNLVKGQSVHQLLPPTYRDVWLEWRDSEQQQQEESRTAANKPRDQFISRLLTRLKQQQNQNKGEESGSQGKLGQGSDGDEEPEESWENLAGLDIGDRGEELEDKSEKRGRRDGALEASRELLMKLKKSSLAQKLKAEREQLPVFQHRHHVLEALQRHPVVVVAGETGSGKSTQIPQFLLEELLTGGKEAKPCNIVVTQPRRISAMSLACRVSQELGCEDGPGSKSSLCGYQIRMENQSGEWTRLLYCTTGVLLRKLQHDKHLSSLTHIIVDEVHERSVQSDFLLTILKDVVMRRSDLQLILMSATVDCDKFSNYFNRCPVISIPGRTFPVEVYHLEDIVEQTGYVLEKDSEYSQKILEEEEEVSISVTQKGGKTLQHQEVIVRDSSGWDLGPDLDHFSSRTRQVLQYMNPNKINMDLMVDLIDYLDKSPQFAELNGAVLVFLPGLAHIQQLYDLLSSDKRFRDKNRYRIVALHSTLSSKDQASAFTVPPAGVRKLVLSTNIAETGVTIPDVVFVIDTGKTKENKYHESSQMSSLVETFVSKASALQRQGRAGRVRSGFCFRLYPKFRFDGFMDYSIPEILRVPLEELCLHIMKCQYGSPEDFLSRALDAPQPQSVSNAVSLLRKIGACHPDSHLLTPLGHHLASLPVNVKIGKMLIYGAILGCLEPIATIAAAISEKSPFSTPMNRKDEANLAKAALALANSDHLTIYNAYLGWKNSQSDGQRAEMAYCRKHFLNRTALITIEGVKHELMKMMEQVGFWSSRSSSKQQITALSKQQISFVNAVLTAGLYDSVARVLCTPSVDVLERVACTVETPQGKAQVHPSSVNRNLQTHGWLLYQEKVKYTKIYLRDTTLIPPFPLLLFGGDIDIQHRERLITLDGWIHFQAPVRIGVIFKHLRKLMDSLLEKKLANPRMNLEGERTIQLILDLIKSE; encoded by the exons ATGGgtggaaagaagaagaaatcagCGGCGCAGGGCTCGGCTCCGGTGGCcccggcggcagcagcagcagcgggcaGGACTGGTACAGCTGTAGCGGGGAACGGCGTGGCAGAGGAGTCGAAGAAACAGACAGCAAGCAACAAGCCGGTTAAACCAGCCAAAGAGAACAAGTCAAAAG CTCCAAAGACCTACAGTCTTGCCAACACTGCCCAGGTTGACACAGGTGGAGTTGCTGACAAGTCGATTCTTAAA GTTGCTATCCAAGCTGACCTGGAGAAGAAGATCATCAAGCTGATCAATGACTTCAGAGAGGAGAACGGCGACAAAGGGCCCATATCAGGCAGGCTTACCAACAAGAAGTTGCTG GATctgtacacagctctgcagaAGTTCAACTTCAAGAGAGAACACATTGAGGAGGCGATGAAGAGTAGTGTGCTGTACGGAGGGGATCTCCACTCTGCTCTCGACTGGCTCTGCCTCAACCTTAAAGATG ATGAGCTGCCCGAAGGTTTTGcccagcagatgcaggaggagaATCAGAAGAGCAGGCCCAAGTTCCAGCCTCCTGCTCAGCAGAAACCTGCAGTACCCAGCCCTAAAGCACCCAACAACACCCGAAAAGAGACCACCAAG GCAACAGAGAAGGATGAGGCTGCAACCATGAAGGACTGGATCTTAAGGTATGCCGAGCAGAgcagtgatgaggaggaggaggaggaggaagaggaaggagggaagaagATACACAATCCTGAACTGGACGAAAAGTTTGATCCA AATGACAGATATTTGATCCTCACTGCTCAACTGTATGACGCAAAAGAAATGGCAGCTGCAGCCAAGACAAAAGGAGACAAGGCGGGCCAGAGGATGGCGCAGGACAGGATACGCATCATACAGCAAG AAATGAAGCAGCTGGAGTCCCACCCCGTGTTCAATCCAGCTATAAAAGTGGTAGATGCGCCTCAAAAGGAAAAGAAGATAGTTCCTGTCAGGGAGGACAAAGAGGATCTCGGCTTTAAATTATTTGAACAAGCTGAAAAGCCCCCTCCTGCAGAGAAAG TTCCAGTTGTGAAAAAGAACGAGCCAAAGGACATTCGCGATTTTGACTACACGGCTCGCAGCTGGACAGGAAAGTCTCCCAAACAGTTCCTCATCGACTGGGTCCGAAAGAACCTGCCCAAGAGTCCACCACCGTCTTTTCAAAAGGTTGCTGCTGGTAGATACTGGAGATCCAA GGTGCGTGTTCAAAGGACAGACGATGTTCTTGAAGTTTGTCCAACGATCCTGACTGAGGACAGCATGCAGGCTCAACATCTGGCAGCCACTCTGGCACTCTACAACCTGGTTAAAGGACAG TCCGTGCACCAGCTCCTTCCTCCAACCTACAGAGATGTGTGGCTGGAGTGGAGagacagcgagcagcagcagcaggaagagaGCCGCACTGCTGCCAACAAACCTCGAGACCAGTTCATCTCACGGCTTCTGACCAgactcaaacagcagcagaaccAGAACAAAGGGGAGGAGTCTGGATCCCAGGGCAAGCTGGGGCAGGGCAGTGATGGGGATGAAGAGCCTGAGGAGTCCTGGGAGAACCTGGCTGGTCTTGATATCGGGGACAGAGGAGAAGAACTGGAGGACAAGAGTGAgaaaagagggaggagggatgGAGCACTTGAGGCATCCAGAGAGCTCCTAATGAAGCTGAAGAAGTCCTCACTGGCCCAAAAACTGAAG GCAGAGCGAGAGCAGCTTCCTGTCTTCCAACACCGACACCATGTCCTGGAGGCTCTGCAGCGCCATCCTGTGGTAGTGGTGGCTGGTGAGACAGGCAGTGGAAAGAGTACTCAAATTCCTCAGTTCCTCTTGGAGGAGCTATTAACAGGAGGCAAAGAGGCGAAGCCCTGCAACATCGTGGTGACTCAGCCACGCAGGATCTCTGCCATGAGCCTGGCCTGCAGGGTCAGCCAGGAGCTGGGCTGCGAGGATGGACCAGGATCAAAG TCGTCGCTGTGTGGATACCAGATCCGGATGGAGAATCAGTCTGGGGAGTGGACCCGCCTGCTGTACTGCACCACTGGAGTTCTGCTCAGGAAACTACAACATGACAAACACCTCAGCTCCCTGACGCACATCATCGTAGACGAG GTCCATGAGCGTAGTGTCCAGTCAGACTTCCTATTAACCATCCTGAAAGATGTCGTTATGAGGAGATCAGACCTGCAGCTGATCCTCATGAGTGCCACGGTGGACTGTGACAAGTTCTCCAACTACTTCAACCGCTGCCCAGTGATCAGCATCCCTGGCAGGACTTTCCCAGTGGAG GTGTACCACTTAGAAGACATAGTGGAGCAGACGGGGTACGTCCTGGAAAAGGACTCGGAGTACAGCCAAAAAATTCtcgaagaagaagaggaagttaGCATCTCTGTCACACAGAAAGGTGGCAAGACATTACAGCACCAG GAGGTGATAGTGAGAGACTCCTCCGGCTGGGACCTGGGTCCAGATCTTGACCATTTCAGCAGCAGGACTCGACAGGTTCTGCAGTACATGAACCCTAACAAGATCAACATGGACTTAATGGTTGACCTCATCGACTACCTAG ACAAATCTCCACAGTTTGCAGAGTTGAACGGAGCCGTTCTCGTGTTCCTGCCCGGCTTGGCTCACATCCAGCAGCTCTACGACCTGCTCTCCTCGGACAAGAGGTTCAGGGACAAAAACAG ATACAGGATTGTTGCTCTCCACTCGACTCTCTCATCAAAGGACCAGGCTTCTGCCTTCACAGTGCCACCTGCTGGAGTCAGAAAG CTCGTCTTGTCAACTAATATTGCTGAGACCGGTGTGACTATTCCCGACGTTGTGTTTGTCATCGACACTGGAAAAACTAAGGAAAATAA GTACCATGAGAGCAGCCAGATGAGTTCTCTGGTGGAAACTTTTGTTTCCAAAGCCAGCGCCCTCCAGAGGCAGGGCAGAGCAGGACGTGTCCGAAGCGGCTTCTGCTTCAGGCTGTACCCAAAATTCAG GTTTGACGGCTTCATGGATTACTCCATTCCAGAGATACTACGGGTCCCACTGGAGGAGCTCTGCCTTCATATTATG AAATGTCAGTACGGCTCCCCGGAGGACTTTCTGAGCCGAGCCCTGGATGCACCTCAGCCTCAGTCGGTCAGTAATGCCGTCAGCCTGCTGAGGAAGATCGGTGCATGTCACCCCGACAGTCATCTCCTCACCCCTCTGGGACACCACCTGGCGAGTCTTCCAGTCAATGTGAAGATTGGCAAGATGCTCATCTATGGAGCCATCCTCGGCTGCCTGGAGCCCATA GCAACCATCGCAGCAGCCATCTCAGAGAAGTCTCCCTTCTCCACACCAATGAACAGGAAGGATGAAGCCAACCTGGCCAAAGCTGCCCTGGCATTGGCCAACTCGGATCACCTGACCATATACAATGCATATCTGGG GTGGAAGAACTCACAGAGTGACGGACAGAGAGCAGAAATGGCCTACTGTAGAAAACACTTCCTCAATCGCACAGCTCTCATTACAATAGAG GGTGTGAAGCATGAGCTGATGAAGATGATGGAGCAGGTGGGTTTCTGGTCATCTCGCTCTTCCTCCAAGCAGCAGATAACGGCGCTGTCCAAGCAGCAGATCTCTTTCGTGAACGCAGTGCTGACTGCGGGGCTCTACGACAGCGTGGCCCGGGTCTTGTGCACCCCCTCTGTGGATGTGCTCGAGCGAGTGGCCTGCACAGTGGAGACGCCCCAGGGCAAGGCTCAGGTCCACCCCTCATCTGTTAACCGAAACCTGCAGACTCACGGCTGGCTGCTGTACCAGGAGAAG GTGAAGTACACAAAGATCTACCTGCGAGACACCACTCTGATACCTCCTTTCCCCTTGCTGCTGTTTGGAGGTGATATTGATATACAGCACAGAGAGAGGCTCATCACATTAGACGGATGGATCCACTTCCAG GCTCCTGTACGGATTGGTGTGATCTTCAAACACCTGAGGAAGCTGATGGACTCTCTGCTTGAAAAGAAGCTGGCAAACCCAAGGATGAATCTTGAAG GTGAGAGGACCATCCAGTTGATTCTGGATCTGATCAAATCAGAGTGA